In the genome of Pseudomonadota bacterium, the window ATGTAACCATCGGTGTAATTATTTGATTTAAAATATGAACTCAGCATCGCAGACAGGGGTAGAGAGGAACGTGACAAGCCTGAGCCTCTCTTGAAAATTATATTGCATTTCAAATTATTCCCTTTTACATTTGTCCCGTCAAAATCTTTCAGATCAATTTTCCACAAGGAGGTCCTCATGAACAAGCCTGACCTGATCAATGCATTAGTCTCAAAAGAAAGCCTGACGACAACAAATGCTTCCAAGATTATCAACCTGGTCTTCGATGGTTTCACCGATGCTCTCAAAAGAAATGGAAGAATTGAGATCCGCGGATTCGGAAATTTTACCGTGAGGGAGTATGGTACCTATACCGGAAGGAATCCGAAGACCGGCGAGAAGATTCCGGTCAAACCAAAGAGGCTACCGTTTTTCAAGGTGGGGAAGGAATTGAAGGAGAGGGTGAAATTTCGATAGAACGTCTTGGAATGATATTGATAACTGCCGTAATGTAACTTTCGATAATTTGAGAGGTGTCCGACATTAAAAGCGTTAGTCGGTGATCCAATAAATCCTTGAGTATTGTCATAGAGGAGGGAGAGATTATGGAGTTTACAAAGACACTGAAGGAGAGACGGGCAGTCAATTTCTTTGATCCATTGAAACCCATAAGTGATGACCAGCTAAAAGGAATAGTCGAGATGGCAGCACTTGCACCATCCGGCTTTAACTTCCAACCTTGGCAATTGATTGTTGTGAAATCACCCGCTGAAAAGGAACGGTTGCGGGCGCTATCCTGGAATCAGCCCAAGATAACAGACGCACCAGTGGTATTGATAGTGCTTGCTGATAAAGAAGGCTGGAAAGCGGGCCATCCTACTATGGAAAAGGTATGGCAGGATATGCTGAATCTTGGTTACGTAAAATCAGAGCAGAGACAGTGGATTGAAGGCGGGGCAAAAACCATTTACGGGGGAGAAGAAAAATCTCTGGCTTTCGCGGTTAAAAACGCTGCCTTTTTCGGAATGGCCTTGATGCTTGCGGCAAAGGATGCCGGACTGGATTCACATCCTATGGATGGGTTTGATCATGAAGGGGTCAGAAAAGCTTTTAACATCCCAGATAACTTCTATGTTCCAATGATACTTGCTATTGGCTATTTTAACGAGAAATACAAGATTATGGCACCGAAGTGGAGAAAGTCATACGAGGACATTGTGTTTAAAACTTATTGAAAGTCGATTACATACAACGGAAAATGAGGATGCCTGATGAGTGCAAACGATACATGTGCTTTGGTGAAAAACGATAGTGATCTTAGGGAAATACTGAGGAACAAAGACCGTGTCATTGCCCTTTTTCATGCCTCCTGGTGTCCTTTTTGTATAAGGTTTCTGCCGATATTTCAAAAGCATGATGAGAAAGAGGGGCGACATTTTGTTATTGCTCAGGATGATCAGGAAACGATAGCTGAGCAATATTCGGTGAAAGTTTATCCGACCGTGCTTTATTTTGAAAAAGGAGTCATTGCAAAAAGACTGGATGGAGTATTGGGAGTCGGTTTGGACGAGAAGCAACTGACAGAATTTGTTAACTTGCGTCCGTAGTCTTAATGTGGTGTGGAAGGAGGATTGACGTTAAAGGAAATGTCAGAATCGATAATTGACAGCTTCCTGCTATCCACACAGCAAAGCTGTCGTAACAGATTCAAGATAACAAATGGTAATAAATTACCCGTTGCTTTTTTTGTGCTCATTTTTTGTTGACACATAAGGTCGTCCATCCTAAAATACATAATAAAAAAAGCTTTTTTAGTCAGTATCAGATTCACAACACCTCACTGAAAGGAGTATTTGATGAAA includes:
- a CDS encoding integration host factor subunit beta, whose product is MNKPDLINALVSKESLTTTNASKIINLVFDGFTDALKRNGRIEIRGFGNFTVREYGTYTGRNPKTGEKIPVKPKRLPFFKVGKELKERVKFR
- a CDS encoding nitroreductase family protein, which translates into the protein MEFTKTLKERRAVNFFDPLKPISDDQLKGIVEMAALAPSGFNFQPWQLIVVKSPAEKERLRALSWNQPKITDAPVVLIVLADKEGWKAGHPTMEKVWQDMLNLGYVKSEQRQWIEGGAKTIYGGEEKSLAFAVKNAAFFGMALMLAAKDAGLDSHPMDGFDHEGVRKAFNIPDNFYVPMILAIGYFNEKYKIMAPKWRKSYEDIVFKTY
- a CDS encoding thioredoxin domain-containing protein, with the translated sequence MSANDTCALVKNDSDLREILRNKDRVIALFHASWCPFCIRFLPIFQKHDEKEGRHFVIAQDDQETIAEQYSVKVYPTVLYFEKGVIAKRLDGVLGVGLDEKQLTEFVNLRP